A region of Allocoleopsis franciscana PCC 7113 DNA encodes the following proteins:
- a CDS encoding cupin domain-containing protein, translating into MSEKAISIAINASDAPPRTKPSNYPEPFASRMVGREKRPLGDLFGLTNFGVNLTRLSPNGVSALRHAHTKQDEFIYILQGHPTLHTDEGRTQLSPGMCAGFKAGTGNGHHLINETEEDVLYLEIGDRTPGDEGSYPDDDLKALLENGLWKFAHKDGTPY; encoded by the coding sequence ATGTCAGAAAAAGCAATATCGATCGCCATCAATGCCTCGGACGCACCGCCAAGAACCAAGCCCTCGAACTATCCTGAACCATTCGCGTCGCGCATGGTGGGCAGAGAAAAGCGCCCACTTGGTGACCTGTTTGGCCTCACGAACTTTGGCGTCAACCTCACACGATTGTCTCCCAACGGGGTTTCCGCCCTGCGTCACGCCCACACCAAACAAGATGAGTTCATCTACATCTTGCAGGGGCATCCAACCCTACACACGGATGAAGGTCGTACACAACTCTCTCCGGGCATGTGTGCGGGCTTCAAGGCTGGCACTGGCAACGGACACCATCTGATCAACGAAACAGAGGAGGATGTCCTGTACCTCGAAATCGGGGACAGAACACCGGGAGATGAAGGAAGCTATCCCGATGATGACCTCAAAGCCCTGCTGGAGAATGGCTTGTGGAAATTTGCTCACAAAGACGGCACCCCGTACTAA
- a CDS encoding PhoX family protein encodes MSNLTRRQLLIFFGASAGAAVLSPAFKDKIFGSHLNVAEAVQPLKITPVRLPHPLPIYQQQASYLPTAIEQGTVLNPSSDTRLGQYNVLDDVVVPPEYERYVIVRWGDRVFPNQEEYFGYNCDYTGFVPVNGNNSNDGYLWVNHEYISYPFSALARWQPDDVAGFPESYPLVIGQTLPNDKTNIQVLGEFYYNQGGSIVRISRSGQGGKFAVVSDSKNRRIHGLSGLGINSQRSDQYKNIISWGSKSYQKGDQNYLIGTGPAATQVFTKSADGLGNKIIGTAYNCSGGTTPWGRILSAEENFQGSVTEAVKPDGTQTEYTTGTSGEKFGLVGEKYGWMVEIDPADPNYRPHKHTALGRFRHENIALRVEARKKLIAYMGDDRRGGHTWKFVSKGTVSSPTDKNNSALFEDGTLYVARYNSDGAGRWIPLSLNTRTDPIPPSVIGSKEITALGKATENALLSLPKRNGIAGQTSDGGSFNVDITNEATALPSYKGKKLSDFYTNQGAVLVDAFLAANLVGGTPTARPEDIEIHPRTQEVFIAYTDGEPSSDGYPDSRIFVVSKYSSDVNAPQPSGELFKIIENSPDGTGTTFRWQRLAKGGEAGAESGDGFANVDNLVFDSQGHLWAVTDMSTGVHNGFSTGANPSPILIDHRVVGTTSTVSTDSNLNVQTSNLAGVFGNNWLFLIPTRGPDAGKIVPFAYGPPRCEMTGPTFIGDTLILSVQHPGEDCPFNPQQTLSRTIEMLNLDGSVFNQTRTVPHGSNWPSNIEGNPQGAPRPSVIGIRRKDSKGRFV; translated from the coding sequence ATGTCCAATTTGACTCGGAGACAGCTCCTTATTTTTTTTGGAGCTAGTGCTGGTGCTGCTGTATTATCTCCTGCGTTCAAAGATAAAATTTTCGGTAGCCATCTTAATGTTGCCGAAGCGGTTCAGCCTCTGAAAATTACCCCCGTCCGTTTACCCCATCCTCTACCCATTTACCAACAGCAGGCAAGTTACCTGCCAACAGCAATTGAGCAGGGAACGGTATTAAATCCATCCAGCGATACTCGATTAGGTCAATACAATGTCTTAGATGACGTTGTCGTGCCTCCGGAATATGAACGTTATGTAATTGTGCGCTGGGGCGATCGCGTTTTCCCGAATCAAGAAGAATACTTTGGCTACAACTGCGACTATACCGGCTTTGTTCCTGTTAATGGAAACAACTCCAATGATGGCTATCTTTGGGTCAATCATGAATATATTTCCTACCCCTTTTCTGCACTCGCCCGATGGCAGCCCGATGATGTTGCTGGATTTCCTGAAAGCTACCCCTTGGTGATTGGGCAAACCTTACCGAATGACAAAACAAATATCCAAGTTTTAGGCGAATTTTATTATAATCAGGGCGGCTCCATTGTTCGCATCTCCCGCTCAGGCCAAGGTGGAAAGTTTGCCGTTGTCAGCGATTCCAAGAATCGACGGATACATGGACTCTCCGGTTTAGGGATTAACAGCCAACGTTCTGATCAATATAAGAACATCATCTCTTGGGGTTCCAAAAGCTATCAGAAAGGAGACCAAAACTATCTAATCGGTACCGGCCCCGCCGCAACTCAAGTCTTTACCAAATCTGCCGATGGATTGGGCAATAAAATTATTGGCACGGCTTACAACTGTTCGGGTGGGACAACGCCTTGGGGAAGAATTTTGTCTGCTGAAGAGAACTTCCAAGGCAGTGTAACGGAAGCTGTAAAGCCTGATGGCACTCAGACCGAGTATACCACCGGGACTTCAGGAGAAAAGTTTGGCTTAGTCGGGGAAAAATACGGTTGGATGGTAGAAATTGACCCCGCAGATCCCAATTACCGCCCTCACAAACACACCGCCTTGGGTCGTTTTCGCCATGAAAACATTGCCCTGCGAGTGGAAGCTAGGAAAAAATTAATTGCTTACATGGGTGATGATCGACGAGGGGGACATACTTGGAAATTTGTCAGTAAAGGTACTGTTTCTTCCCCCACCGACAAAAACAACAGTGCCTTATTTGAAGACGGAACGCTCTACGTTGCTCGCTACAACTCCGATGGTGCAGGCCGGTGGATTCCCCTCTCGTTAAATACGCGAACCGATCCCATTCCACCTTCGGTGATTGGCTCAAAAGAAATTACCGCCTTGGGTAAGGCGACGGAGAATGCTCTCTTGTCACTCCCCAAGCGTAACGGTATCGCTGGACAAACCTCTGATGGGGGTTCATTCAACGTCGATATCACCAACGAAGCCACCGCTTTACCCAGTTACAAAGGCAAGAAGCTGTCCGATTTTTACACCAACCAAGGGGCAGTGTTAGTGGATGCTTTCTTAGCGGCTAATCTCGTGGGGGGAACACCGACGGCTCGTCCTGAGGATATTGAAATCCATCCCCGCACCCAGGAAGTATTCATCGCCTACACTGATGGTGAGCCTAGTAGCGATGGCTACCCCGATTCTCGAATCTTTGTGGTATCTAAGTACAGCAGTGATGTTAACGCCCCACAGCCATCGGGAGAACTGTTCAAGATTATTGAAAATAGTCCAGATGGCACAGGGACGACTTTCCGATGGCAGCGACTGGCTAAAGGTGGGGAAGCCGGAGCCGAATCCGGAGATGGTTTTGCCAATGTGGATAACCTAGTATTTGACAGCCAAGGTCATCTCTGGGCTGTGACTGATATGTCTACTGGGGTGCACAATGGCTTCAGTACCGGAGCTAATCCCAGCCCAATACTGATAGACCATCGAGTCGTGGGCACTACATCTACAGTTAGTACCGATTCTAATTTAAATGTTCAGACATCTAACTTGGCGGGAGTTTTTGGCAATAACTGGCTATTCTTGATTCCCACCCGTGGGCCGGATGCCGGAAAAATTGTACCTTTTGCTTATGGGCCACCCCGTTGCGAGATGACGGGGCCAACCTTCATTGGGGATACCCTGATCCTATCGGTGCAGCATCCCGGTGAAGATTGTCCGTTCAACCCTCAGCAAACCCTGAGCCGCACGATCGAGATGCTGAATTTGGATGGCTCTGTGTTTAATCAAACCCGCACGGTGCCTCATGGGAGTAATTGGCCGAGTAATATCGAGGGCAATCCTCAAGGCGCACCACGTCCTTCAGTGATTGGTATTCGCCGCAAGGACTCGAAAGGTCGGTTTGTTTAA
- a CDS encoding phosphoribosylaminoimidazolesuccinocarboxamide synthase: protein MDRQEIEALVKDYGSRVNEGRTIKELINDGEIPELKGCQIYEGKVSNCVYGDTLKTNDGIPIRLMYRSNRVSTHDQHRGTIPFKDQVLALNHHLMLELVKGILGSSQFKIPDLTPTSTVIAAENLSPIQFENVLRLYMAESSTSTSLYQHWLSGEREFCGHKLPNNLSPNGKLPYLMDTPSTKAKNDESVSPQYLFDKGICTEQEYMEIRNNSILVFGIILEHDRKKGMIPVDTKLEHGRNHKGEIVVMDEVFTLDSTRRWKLDLESGSFELDEQGRPKSYSKEFVRGMKFDSKTGLLSPKQELEVAVRYIETIQHISGKRFEPDLRPRDERIVESTNLILKHLGLKK from the coding sequence ATGGATAGGCAAGAAATTGAAGCATTAGTTAAAGATTATGGCTCTAGAGTGAATGAAGGCAGAACCATAAAAGAACTCATCAATGACGGAGAAATCCCAGAGTTGAAAGGTTGCCAAATTTATGAAGGCAAAGTTTCCAATTGTGTTTATGGAGATACCCTAAAAACCAATGACGGAATTCCCATTCGTTTGATGTATCGGTCAAATCGAGTTTCTACCCATGACCAACATCGAGGAACGATACCCTTTAAAGACCAAGTTTTAGCCCTAAATCATCATCTCATGTTAGAGCTGGTGAAGGGAATACTGGGGAGTTCTCAATTTAAAATTCCTGACTTAACACCCACTTCAACAGTCATTGCAGCCGAAAATTTATCCCCGATTCAGTTTGAGAATGTTCTCAGGCTTTATATGGCAGAGAGTAGCACTTCAACTTCTCTCTATCAACATTGGTTATCTGGGGAAAGAGAATTTTGTGGACATAAATTACCCAATAATCTCAGCCCAAACGGGAAGCTTCCTTACCTGATGGATACCCCGTCCACAAAAGCTAAAAATGATGAGTCTGTAAGCCCTCAATACTTATTTGATAAAGGAATATGTACTGAGCAAGAGTATATGGAAATCCGCAATAATTCTATTCTAGTATTTGGAATTATTTTAGAACACGATAGAAAAAAAGGAATGATTCCAGTCGATACCAAACTGGAGCATGGACGGAACCACAAAGGAGAAATTGTGGTCATGGATGAAGTCTTTACTCTAGATTCAACCAGAAGATGGAAGCTGGATTTAGAATCAGGTTCATTTGAGCTAGATGAGCAAGGCAGACCAAAATCTTATTCTAAAGAGTTTGTGCGAGGGATGAAATTCGATAGCAAGACAGGATTACTCAGTCCAAAACAGGAATTAGAAGTAGCTGTAAGATATATAGAAACAATCCAGCATATCAGTGGCAAGAGATTTGAACCTGATCTCAGACCGAGAGATGAGAGAATTGTTGAATCGACCAACTTAATTTTGAAACATTTGGGTCTAAAAAAGTAA
- a CDS encoding pentapeptide repeat-containing protein, translating into MANAEHLAFLDQGAVGWIKWRTLNPQLEPDLSEANLIGVNLRGAHLQGTNLRKALLDHTLLIAANLTGANLSQANLSHASLNEANLVEACLIDTTLISADLSHAELTGANLIGADLYGANLKGVDLSDANLIGTNLRRVNLQGADLSGAQLLRTNLSEAKLVQANLSHTNLSNANLHEAELIGTYLYKAELQKANLSEAHLSGAYLSRANLREADLERADLRWANLSRSNLCEADLKGANLRGANLSKANLERADLRGANLRGTNLNKANLQGAMMPDGTTHL; encoded by the coding sequence ATGGCAAATGCAGAGCATCTAGCGTTTCTCGATCAGGGTGCCGTTGGATGGATTAAGTGGAGAACTCTTAACCCACAATTAGAACCCGACTTGAGCGAAGCGAACCTGATTGGGGTGAACCTCAGAGGTGCTCACCTGCAAGGGACTAACCTGAGAAAAGCACTGCTGGATCATACTCTCCTGATTGCAGCGAACCTCACAGGTGCTAACCTGAGTCAGGCTAACCTTTCCCATGCATCCCTCAACGAAGCGAACCTCGTTGAAGCTTGCCTCATCGATACAACCCTGATTAGTGCTGACCTCAGTCATGCTGAACTCACGGGTGCTAACCTAATTGGGGCAGACCTTTACGGGGCTAACCTTAAAGGCGTCGATCTCAGTGATGCTAATCTGATTGGGACTAACCTGAGACGGGTTAACCTCCAAGGAGCTGATTTGAGTGGGGCACAGCTATTAAGAACGAACCTCAGCGAGGCTAAACTCGTGCAGGCTAACCTCAGTCATACGAACCTGAGCAATGCTAACCTCCACGAAGCCGAACTGATCGGGACTTACCTGTACAAGGCTGAACTCCAGAAAGCGAACCTATCTGAGGCTCACTTGAGTGGAGCTTACCTCTCTAGGGCGAATTTGCGGGAAGCTGACCTAGAAAGGGCTGATTTAAGATGGGCTAATCTCAGCCGATCCAACCTGTGCGAAGCTGACTTGAAGGGCGCTAACCTCCGAGGCGCTAACCTCAGCAAAGCTAATTTAGAAAGAGCTGACCTAAGAGGTGCTAATCTCCGAGGTACTAACCTGAACAAAGCTAACCTTCAGGGAGCCATGATGCCCGATGGCACAACTCACTTGTAG
- a CDS encoding THUMP domain-containing class I SAM-dependent RNA methyltransferase codes for MSQYFATVARGLESITAQELERLGAKEVRPDFTGVHFSGDRTLLYQVNLWARTVFRVLVTLREFPCSNAARLYTEVQKINWQQYIQPHNTLAVNATGGNRQLNHTHFTALQVKNAIIDQQRHQFGQRSSVDTENPDLLINVHIYQDRCILSLDSSGASLHRRGYRPAMGLAPLKETLAAALLDMAEWEPNLPFLDPLCGSGTLPLEASLKALNIAPGLFRPEFAFEKWHDFDEQLWTRLLDEAEESQIPQLKAPIIGSDKDPDILDQARINARQCRISDQVKFTQTDLKDIEAPADSGVIICNPPYGERLGDAAELGDFYKLLGDVFKQRFKGWTAFVLTGNKELAKRVGLKAARRIPVYNGSIPCTLLKYEMY; via the coding sequence ATGAGCCAATATTTTGCTACAGTTGCTCGTGGCTTAGAGTCAATTACTGCCCAAGAATTGGAACGCTTGGGTGCAAAAGAGGTTCGTCCTGATTTTACTGGGGTACATTTTAGCGGAGATCGCACCTTACTCTACCAAGTAAACCTCTGGGCGAGAACTGTTTTTCGGGTACTCGTTACCCTGCGAGAATTCCCCTGTTCCAATGCCGCTCGCCTTTACACAGAGGTGCAAAAAATCAATTGGCAGCAATACATCCAGCCTCACAACACTTTAGCTGTGAATGCCACAGGAGGCAATCGCCAACTGAATCACACCCACTTCACGGCTTTACAAGTTAAAAATGCAATTATCGACCAACAACGTCACCAATTTGGTCAACGGTCTAGCGTTGATACCGAAAATCCTGATTTACTGATTAACGTCCATATCTATCAAGACCGTTGTATTTTAAGTTTAGATAGTTCCGGTGCTAGTTTACATCGCCGGGGGTATCGTCCGGCAATGGGACTTGCACCTCTGAAAGAAACCTTAGCCGCCGCACTTTTAGATATGGCTGAATGGGAGCCAAATTTGCCATTTTTAGACCCATTGTGTGGTTCTGGAACGTTACCGTTAGAAGCCAGTTTAAAAGCTTTAAATATTGCCCCCGGATTGTTTCGTCCTGAGTTTGCTTTTGAGAAATGGCATGATTTTGACGAACAACTTTGGACGCGGTTGCTGGATGAGGCGGAAGAAAGTCAAATTCCTCAACTCAAAGCACCAATTATAGGGAGCGATAAAGACCCTGATATTCTCGATCAAGCTCGAATTAATGCACGACAATGTCGTATTTCAGACCAGGTGAAGTTTACTCAAACTGACCTCAAAGACATAGAAGCGCCAGCCGATAGTGGTGTGATTATTTGCAATCCGCCCTATGGAGAACGCCTGGGAGATGCGGCAGAACTCGGTGATTTTTATAAGTTATTGGGTGATGTTTTCAAGCAACGTTTTAAAGGTTGGACAGCGTTTGTTTTAACGGGAAATAAGGAATTGGCAAAGCGGGTAGGATTGAAAGCGGCTCGTCGTATTCCTGTTTATAACGGTTCCATACCCTGCACTTTGTTGAAATACGAAATGTATTAA
- a CDS encoding ABC transporter ATP-binding protein/permease: MDRLNFNVVQQFWTIAKSYWSGDEKWQARGLLLGVVLFLLAYTGLSVVLNNKRGVLISALSVKDEARFWETVIIFIAVLVIYAPLLAGYTYLRDRLSLQWRKWLTHRFVDNYFHNRAYYNLHISDTDIDNPDQRIAEDVRSFTQESLTFLLVLVESVLSVIAFSSVLWGISKPLVFFLVLYALIGTLVTSFVFGKPLVRLNFEQLKKEANLRFSLVRVRENAEAIAFYRGEEQESNQVKHRFLDVFENVKRLLVWELNLNVLTNAYEFIPFVLPALVVAPAIFAGVMEVGKVSEAQGAFVRVFFSLNVVVARFQQLTTFGAGINRLYTFAQFLEQTEATQASDEQQPRIVTIEADRLAVEHLSLQTPNYQRTLVEDLSVELAAGQGLLVMGPSGCGKSSLLRAIAGLWNSGTGAIVRPESDQILFLPQRPYMVLGTLRDQLLYPNTHLEVEDEQLKQVLEQVNLAGLDERFGGLDAEQDWADVLSLGEQQRLTFARLLLNQPNYVILDEATSALDLGNEERLYQHLREKGTTFLSVGHRSTLANYHQSLLELSQDKTWQIKQPLALVEEQPEYPQGTQVPC, from the coding sequence ATGGATCGATTGAACTTCAATGTAGTCCAGCAGTTCTGGACGATCGCCAAGTCCTATTGGTCAGGGGATGAGAAATGGCAAGCCAGAGGATTACTGCTGGGAGTCGTGCTGTTTCTGCTAGCGTATACGGGGTTGAGTGTCGTACTCAACAACAAGCGAGGGGTGTTGATTTCAGCCCTTTCAGTCAAGGATGAAGCCCGTTTCTGGGAAACTGTGATCATTTTCATCGCTGTACTGGTGATCTATGCACCTCTATTAGCAGGCTATACCTATCTGCGCGATCGCCTTAGTTTGCAATGGCGGAAATGGCTCACCCATCGATTCGTAGATAACTACTTTCACAACCGAGCCTATTACAATCTGCATATCTCAGACACCGACATTGATAACCCAGATCAGCGGATTGCGGAGGATGTTCGCAGTTTTACTCAGGAATCTCTTACCTTTTTACTGGTGTTAGTGGAGTCGGTGCTGTCGGTGATTGCTTTCAGCAGTGTGCTCTGGGGCATTTCTAAACCCCTAGTATTTTTCCTGGTGTTGTATGCCCTGATTGGAACTCTGGTTACAAGTTTCGTGTTTGGTAAGCCGCTTGTCCGACTCAACTTTGAACAACTGAAGAAGGAAGCGAATCTCCGCTTTAGCTTGGTACGAGTTCGGGAGAATGCGGAAGCGATCGCTTTTTACCGAGGGGAGGAACAGGAGTCAAATCAGGTCAAGCACCGATTTTTGGATGTGTTTGAGAATGTCAAACGGCTGCTGGTTTGGGAATTGAACTTAAATGTTCTGACGAATGCTTATGAGTTCATCCCCTTCGTCCTGCCTGCCTTGGTTGTCGCACCCGCGATTTTTGCAGGAGTTATGGAGGTAGGTAAAGTTTCTGAAGCACAGGGCGCTTTTGTCCGAGTCTTTTTCTCGCTCAATGTTGTGGTTGCCCGCTTCCAGCAATTAACCACGTTTGGCGCTGGAATTAATCGTCTCTATACCTTTGCTCAGTTTTTAGAACAGACAGAGGCAACCCAGGCATCTGATGAGCAACAGCCAAGGATTGTGACAATTGAGGCAGATCGGCTGGCAGTCGAACACCTAAGTCTGCAAACTCCCAACTATCAACGGACGTTGGTGGAAGATTTGTCGGTTGAGTTAGCTGCTGGACAGGGGCTTTTGGTGATGGGGCCGAGTGGCTGTGGAAAGAGTTCACTGCTAAGAGCGATCGCAGGATTGTGGAATTCTGGCACGGGTGCGATCGTTCGTCCTGAATCCGACCAGATTCTATTTTTGCCGCAGCGTCCATATATGGTGCTTGGTACTTTGCGCGATCAACTGCTTTATCCCAACACCCACCTTGAGGTTGAGGATGAACAATTGAAGCAAGTTCTGGAGCAGGTGAATTTAGCGGGTTTAGATGAACGGTTTGGGGGTTTGGATGCCGAACAGGATTGGGCAGATGTCCTCTCGTTGGGGGAACAACAACGGTTGACTTTCGCTCGGTTGCTGCTGAATCAACCCAACTACGTCATTTTAGATGAAGCGACGAGTGCGTTAGATTTGGGGAACGAGGAGCGGTTATATCAACATTTGCGGGAGAAAGGGACTACTTTTTTGAGTGTGGGGCATCGCTCTACGTTAGCCAATTACCATCAGTCTTTGCTGGAATTATCACAGGATAAGACATGGCAGATTAAACAACCTCTGGCTCTTGTCGAAGAACAACCGGAATACCCGCAAGGGACTCAAGTCCCTTGCTAA
- the purT gene encoding formate-dependent phosphoribosylglycinamide formyltransferase: MSDSLKLPKKIMLLGSGELGKEFVIAAQRLGNYIIAVDRYENAPAMQVADCSEVISMLSADDLERVVTKHQPDFIIPEIEAIRTEKLLEFEQRGITVIPTAMATNYTMNRDRIRELAHQQLGIRTANYAYATSLDEFIQVSQTIGFPNVVKPVMSSSGKGQSVVNSCEEVEQAWNYAIAGSRGDTQKIIVEEFINFELEITLLTIKQWNAPTIFCPAIGHRQERGDYQESWQPTAISEQQVKEAEAIAQKVTDALGGAGIFGVEFFVTKDEVIFSELSPRPHDTGMVTLISQNLNEFELHLRAILGLPIPKIEQLGASASAVILAQDNSDSIFFAGVAEALSEPDVDLRLFGKPDSRPFRRMGVALAKGNNVQEAREKANRAVSQIKILSE, encoded by the coding sequence ATGTCCGATTCTCTAAAACTTCCTAAAAAAATTATGCTTCTCGGCTCAGGCGAACTGGGCAAAGAATTTGTAATTGCGGCTCAACGGCTGGGTAATTATATCATTGCTGTTGACCGCTATGAGAATGCGCCAGCTATGCAAGTGGCGGATTGCTCAGAAGTCATCTCTATGCTAAGTGCAGATGATTTAGAACGAGTTGTTACTAAACATCAGCCTGATTTCATTATCCCAGAAATTGAGGCGATCAGAACTGAAAAACTATTAGAATTTGAGCAGCGAGGAATTACTGTAATTCCTACAGCAATGGCAACCAATTATACGATGAATCGTGACCGAATTCGAGAATTAGCTCATCAACAGTTAGGCATCCGAACCGCTAACTATGCTTATGCGACTAGCTTAGATGAGTTTATTCAGGTTTCTCAAACAATTGGTTTTCCGAATGTGGTAAAACCTGTGATGTCTTCCTCTGGAAAAGGGCAGTCAGTGGTTAACTCTTGTGAGGAAGTAGAACAGGCTTGGAATTACGCGATCGCAGGCTCTAGGGGAGATACCCAAAAGATTATTGTTGAAGAGTTTATTAACTTCGAGCTAGAAATTACCTTATTAACCATTAAGCAGTGGAATGCACCAACAATTTTTTGCCCAGCGATTGGACATCGTCAAGAACGAGGGGATTATCAAGAATCATGGCAACCAACGGCAATTTCTGAACAACAGGTAAAAGAAGCAGAGGCGATCGCCCAAAAAGTGACTGATGCTTTAGGCGGTGCTGGAATTTTTGGTGTGGAATTTTTTGTTACTAAAGATGAAGTGATTTTTTCCGAACTTTCCCCTCGACCTCATGATACGGGAATGGTAACTTTAATTTCGCAAAATCTGAATGAATTTGAACTTCATTTGAGAGCAATTTTAGGATTGCCAATCCCTAAAATAGAACAACTGGGCGCTTCGGCAAGTGCTGTTATTTTAGCTCAAGATAATTCCGATTCAATCTTTTTTGCCGGGGTTGCAGAAGCCTTATCTGAACCCGATGTGGATTTGAGATTATTTGGCAAACCCGATTCACGTCCTTTCCGGAGGATGGGTGTCGCTTTGGCGAAAGGAAACAATGTTCAGGAAGCGAGAGAGAAAGCGAACAGAGCCGTTAGCCAAATTAAAATTTTGAGTGAATAG
- a CDS encoding alpha/beta fold hydrolase: MSTGFLPSEIAQLTESTSIALAQSIEQITITTPLSEQPILTTYVRQGSGGTPIVLLHGFDSSLFEFRRLLPLLAAENETWIVDLLGFGFTERLAGIPFSPAAIKTHLYYFWKTLISQPMILVGASMGGAAAIDFTLSYPQLVKQLVLIDSAGYKAPPNIGKLMFPPFSSLATKFLSSPKVRQQISTKAYFNKSLASLDAQLCAALHLKSQGWQDALIAFTKSGGYSSFGEKLSQIKQPTLILWGDSDRILGTADAYKFQDAIAHSKLIWLENCGHVPHLEQPQMTAQHILEFRDEPSNI; the protein is encoded by the coding sequence ATGTCTACTGGTTTTCTCCCCTCCGAAATTGCTCAGTTAACCGAATCTACTTCTATTGCTCTTGCTCAAAGTATTGAGCAAATTACGATTACAACCCCTCTGAGTGAACAGCCCATTTTAACAACTTATGTGCGTCAGGGGAGCGGCGGCACTCCCATTGTGTTGTTACATGGCTTTGATAGTTCGTTGTTTGAGTTTCGGCGTCTATTACCTTTGTTGGCGGCTGAGAATGAGACATGGATTGTTGACTTGTTGGGCTTTGGTTTTACGGAACGCTTGGCAGGTATTCCCTTTAGTCCGGCGGCTATTAAAACCCATCTCTACTACTTTTGGAAAACACTGATTAGTCAGCCCATGATTTTGGTGGGTGCTTCGATGGGAGGAGCTGCTGCTATTGATTTTACGCTCTCTTATCCGCAATTGGTTAAGCAGTTAGTTTTAATTGATAGTGCTGGATATAAAGCTCCTCCAAATATTGGCAAGTTGATGTTTCCACCCTTTAGTTCTTTGGCAACAAAATTTTTAAGTAGCCCAAAAGTTCGGCAACAAATTAGTACCAAGGCTTACTTCAATAAAAGCTTGGCTTCATTAGACGCCCAATTGTGTGCCGCATTACATCTCAAATCACAAGGTTGGCAAGACGCTTTGATTGCTTTTACGAAGAGTGGGGGTTATAGCTCTTTCGGAGAGAAACTTTCACAAATTAAACAGCCAACCCTAATTTTATGGGGAGACTCCGATCGCATTTTAGGGACAGCTGATGCGTATAAGTTTCAAGATGCGATCGCCCATTCTAAACTGATTTGGCTGGAAAATTGCGGACATGTTCCTCACCTTGAACAGCCCCAGATGACAGCACAGCATATCCTAGAATTTCGGGATGAGCCGAGCAACATCTGA
- a CDS encoding SDR family oxidoreductase, whose translation MATYLITGTNRGIGYEYCRQLKERGDTVIAVCRTASEELKQLGVRVEEGIDITSDASVADLCDRLGDSAIDVLINNAGIVKRVTLEDLNFDSIREQFEVNTLGALRVTHALLPNLKAGSKIALMTSRMGSIADNTSGSSYGYRMSKVALSMAGKSLSLDLKPREIAVAILHPGLVQTRMTNFTSGGITPEESVQGLLKRIDELTLENTGTFWHANGEVLPW comes from the coding sequence ATGGCAACTTATCTGATTACAGGGACAAATCGCGGGATTGGTTACGAATACTGCCGTCAACTCAAAGAACGGGGAGATACGGTAATTGCAGTTTGTCGCACTGCTTCTGAGGAATTGAAGCAGTTAGGAGTGCGGGTTGAGGAGGGGATTGATATTACCTCGGATGCTTCGGTTGCAGATTTATGCGATCGCTTGGGTGATAGTGCGATCGATGTCCTAATTAATAATGCTGGAATAGTAAAGCGCGTCACGCTGGAAGACTTGAATTTTGACAGTATTCGAGAACAGTTTGAGGTTAATACTCTCGGTGCCTTGCGGGTAACTCATGCACTGCTTCCCAACCTGAAAGCGGGTTCCAAGATTGCGCTGATGACGAGTCGGATGGGTTCAATTGCAGATAATACCTCTGGCAGTTCTTATGGCTACCGGATGTCTAAAGTGGCGTTGTCGATGGCAGGGAAGTCGCTATCCCTCGATCTCAAACCCCGTGAGATTGCCGTGGCAATTCTGCATCCTGGGTTAGTTCAAACCCGCATGACGAATTTTACATCGGGTGGTATTACGCCGGAGGAGTCGGTGCAGGGGTTGTTGAAGCGGATTGATGAGTTGACGCTGGAGAATACAGGGACTTTTTGGCACGCTAATGGAGAAGTGCTGCCGTGGTAA